One Amycolatopsis sp. NBC_00355 genomic window carries:
- a CDS encoding ArsR/SmtB family transcription factor — protein METIALAEVAAVLADPSRATMCLVLLDGRAWTVGELAKEAGIALSTASEHVTRLVDAGFVARVKQGRASYVRIADPRVAELIEHLAQHAEHRPVTGLKSSVRVRRLGFARTCYDHLAGLVGVAVRDGMLATGLVSTDAGLALTERGREVFDELGVPVPDGRRALLRDCLDWTERRDHLAGSLPAALLGKAVDAGWVAAEGHRAVKVLPAAEKPFAALGVDLAVLRP, from the coding sequence ATGGAGACGATCGCGCTGGCCGAGGTGGCCGCGGTGCTCGCGGACCCGAGCCGCGCCACCATGTGCCTCGTCCTGCTGGACGGGCGGGCGTGGACGGTCGGCGAGCTGGCCAAGGAGGCCGGGATCGCGCTGTCGACGGCGAGTGAGCACGTCACCCGGCTGGTCGACGCCGGGTTCGTCGCCCGTGTGAAGCAGGGGCGGGCGAGCTACGTCCGGATCGCCGACCCGCGCGTCGCCGAGCTCATCGAGCACCTGGCCCAGCACGCCGAGCACCGGCCGGTGACCGGGCTCAAGTCGTCGGTGCGGGTGCGGCGGCTCGGGTTCGCGCGCACCTGTTACGACCACCTGGCCGGCCTCGTCGGCGTCGCGGTGCGCGACGGCATGCTCGCCACCGGTCTGGTCAGCACGGACGCCGGGCTGGCGCTGACCGAGCGCGGCCGGGAGGTCTTCGACGAGCTGGGCGTGCCGGTGCCCGACGGGCGGCGGGCGCTGCTGCGCGACTGTCTGGATTGGACGGAGCGCCGGGACCACCTCGCCGGGTCCCTGCCCGCGGCGTTGCTCGGCAAGGCCGTCGACGCCGGCTGGGTCGCCGCCGAGGGGCATCGCGCGGTGAAGGTGCTGCCCGCGGCGGAGAAGCCGTTCGCCGCGCTGGGCGTCGATCTGGCGGTGCTCCGGCCCTAA
- a CDS encoding RluA family pseudouridine synthase: protein MSSRMLPVPDGLDGMRVDAGLAKMLGLSRTVVAELAESGDVLLDGRPAGKSDRLAAGGLLEVTLPEPANPVEIVAEPVEGMRILHDDDDIVVISKPVGVAVHPSPGWTGPTVVGGLAAAGLRIATSGAAERQGVVHRLDAGTTGVMVVAKSEHAYTVLKRAFKERTVDKGYHAIVQGHPDPTRGTIDAPIDRHPRHDYKFAVVQGGRPSVTHYEVVEAFRAASLAHIKLETGRTHQIRVHFSALKHPCVGDLTYGADPVLARKLGLNRQWLHAKTLGFAHPADGRWVQFESEYPDDLANALKILQDESY, encoded by the coding sequence GTGAGCTCGCGGATGCTCCCGGTGCCCGACGGGCTCGACGGGATGCGGGTCGACGCCGGCCTCGCCAAGATGCTCGGGCTGTCCCGCACGGTCGTCGCCGAACTGGCCGAATCCGGCGACGTGCTGCTGGACGGCCGCCCGGCGGGCAAGTCGGACCGGCTGGCCGCGGGTGGCCTGCTGGAGGTCACGCTGCCGGAGCCGGCGAACCCGGTGGAGATCGTCGCCGAGCCGGTCGAAGGCATGCGGATCCTGCACGACGACGACGACATCGTGGTGATCTCCAAGCCGGTCGGCGTCGCCGTGCACCCGAGCCCGGGCTGGACCGGCCCGACCGTGGTCGGCGGCCTCGCGGCGGCCGGCCTGCGCATCGCGACGTCCGGCGCGGCCGAGCGCCAGGGCGTGGTGCACCGGCTCGACGCGGGCACCACCGGCGTGATGGTCGTGGCCAAGAGCGAGCACGCGTACACCGTGCTGAAGCGCGCGTTCAAGGAACGCACGGTCGACAAGGGGTACCACGCGATCGTCCAGGGCCACCCGGACCCGACGCGCGGCACCATCGACGCCCCGATCGACCGCCACCCGCGCCACGACTACAAGTTCGCGGTGGTCCAGGGAGGCCGCCCCAGCGTGACGCACTACGAGGTCGTCGAGGCGTTCCGCGCGGCGTCGCTGGCGCACATCAAGCTCGAAACCGGGCGGACGCACCAGATCCGCGTCCACTTCTCGGCGTTGAAGCACCCGTGTGTCGGCGACCTGACCTACGGCGCGGACCCGGTGCTGGCCCGCAAGCTGGGGCTGAACCGCCAGTGGCTGCACGCGAAGACGCTCGGCTTCGCCCACCCGGCGGACGGCCGCTGGGTGCAGTTCGAGTCGGAGTACCCGGACGACCTGGCGAACGCGCTGAAGATCCTGCAGGACGAGAGCTACTAG
- a CDS encoding penicillin-binding transpeptidase domain-containing protein codes for MSPGRKRGILIGGALGVVAVVVAALFLLNGGSAPEAAAGPGETAVESPGALDPNSAITEYLQDFAENNPDAAARLTDDNAAAAVALRDARNTLSPSALAAKLTLLQPTPAGAKQTSGTYHVSWTLKERQVWSYDVPFTLAQAGGKWLVHWAPTLLHPKLEAGQRLVISTAVQDSTAVADRDGKPLLISGAGGVHPAEGNPAPLLRSALTGQVAAAAGSGFAVVRTDTSGKNLETLFGKASEEGAKPLTSSLSLGAQKSAQAAVDGYSGSAMLVALDTGSGDILAVAQNAAAGDSPKALNGLYEPGSSFKIATSVAAIQQSGLNAGSPVDCPGVATIGTRTVKNEGFELGATNLQTAFARSCNTTFGQLSLNLPADGLVKAANELGLNADYEIPGLKTELGKVEPAASKDEQVEDGFGQGRIQASALGGAMMAATVASGKAITPKLWHDLDTVVVKGYSPPPASVLGEVRKMMRAVVTSGTGKAAAGAGSVFGKTGTAQFGDGQQATGWFVGYRGNVAFAVVLENSNDSGPAVQLAAKFLKGV; via the coding sequence ATGAGTCCAGGCAGAAAACGCGGCATTCTCATCGGCGGCGCGCTGGGGGTGGTCGCGGTCGTGGTGGCGGCGTTGTTCCTCTTGAACGGCGGGAGCGCACCCGAAGCGGCCGCGGGACCGGGGGAGACAGCCGTCGAGAGCCCCGGCGCGCTCGACCCGAACTCGGCGATCACCGAGTACCTGCAGGATTTCGCCGAGAACAACCCGGACGCCGCGGCGCGGCTCACGGACGACAACGCGGCGGCCGCCGTGGCCCTGCGCGACGCGCGGAACACGCTGAGCCCGTCCGCGCTGGCCGCGAAGCTGACCCTGCTGCAGCCGACGCCCGCCGGGGCGAAACAGACCAGCGGGACCTACCACGTGTCCTGGACGCTGAAAGAGCGCCAGGTCTGGTCCTACGACGTGCCGTTCACGCTGGCCCAGGCCGGTGGCAAGTGGCTCGTGCACTGGGCGCCGACACTGCTGCACCCGAAGCTCGAAGCGGGTCAGCGGCTGGTGATCAGCACCGCCGTCCAGGACAGCACCGCGGTCGCCGACCGCGACGGCAAACCGCTCCTGATCAGCGGCGCCGGCGGCGTGCACCCGGCCGAGGGCAACCCGGCGCCGCTGCTGCGGTCCGCGCTCACCGGCCAGGTCGCGGCCGCGGCGGGCAGCGGATTCGCGGTGGTCCGCACGGACACCAGCGGCAAGAACCTGGAGACGCTGTTCGGGAAGGCGTCGGAGGAGGGCGCGAAGCCGCTGACGTCGAGCCTGAGCCTGGGCGCGCAGAAGTCCGCGCAGGCCGCGGTCGACGGCTATTCGGGGTCCGCGATGCTGGTCGCCCTCGACACCGGCTCGGGCGACATCCTCGCCGTCGCGCAGAACGCGGCCGCCGGCGACTCGCCGAAGGCCCTGAACGGGCTGTACGAGCCCGGTTCGTCGTTCAAGATCGCCACGTCGGTCGCGGCGATCCAGCAGAGCGGCCTCAACGCGGGCTCGCCGGTCGACTGCCCCGGCGTCGCGACGATCGGGACGCGCACGGTCAAGAACGAGGGCTTCGAACTGGGCGCGACGAACCTGCAGACCGCGTTCGCGCGCTCCTGCAACACCACGTTCGGGCAGCTTTCGCTGAACCTGCCCGCGGACGGGCTGGTCAAGGCGGCGAACGAGCTGGGCCTCAACGCCGACTACGAGATCCCGGGCCTCAAGACCGAGCTCGGCAAGGTCGAGCCCGCGGCGAGCAAGGACGAGCAGGTCGAGGACGGGTTCGGCCAGGGCCGGATCCAGGCCAGCGCGCTCGGCGGCGCGATGATGGCCGCGACGGTCGCCTCCGGCAAGGCGATCACGCCGAAGCTGTGGCACGACCTCGACACCGTCGTGGTCAAGGGCTACTCGCCGCCGCCCGCGTCCGTGCTGGGCGAGGTGCGCAAGATGATGCGCGCGGTGGTCACCAGCGGCACCGGCAAGGCCGCGGCGGGCGCCGGGAGTGTGTTCGGCAAGACCGGCACCGCCCAGTTCGGCGACGGGCAGCAGGCCACCGGCTGGTTCGTCGGCTACCGCGGGAACGTGGCCTTCGCCGTCGTCCTGGAGAACTCGAACGACTCGGGGCCCGCGGTCCAGCTGGCGGCGAAGTTCCTCAAGGGCGTCTGA
- the lspA gene encoding signal peptidase II translates to MPEPVQETPEAPAKPLLPKRRVGWVFAVAVVFWAIDLVTKNLVTANLEGKEPVRILGGLIYLQVIRNPGAAFSMATGMTWVLALVALAVVIAIIWISRRLRSIGWAIGLGLVLAGALGNLTDRIFRAPGGLQGHVVDFISAFAPNGKGFAIFNIADSAICVGGALIVLLSLLGKDYDGTSTKDKKKAEQAGETKQEDQA, encoded by the coding sequence GTGCCCGAGCCCGTCCAGGAGACGCCGGAGGCCCCGGCGAAGCCGCTGCTGCCGAAGCGCCGGGTGGGCTGGGTGTTCGCCGTCGCGGTGGTGTTCTGGGCGATCGACCTGGTGACGAAGAACCTGGTCACCGCCAACCTGGAGGGCAAGGAGCCGGTCCGGATCCTCGGCGGGCTGATCTACCTGCAGGTGATCCGCAACCCGGGCGCCGCGTTCTCGATGGCCACCGGCATGACGTGGGTGCTGGCGCTGGTCGCGCTCGCCGTCGTCATCGCGATCATCTGGATCTCGCGGCGGCTGCGGTCGATCGGCTGGGCGATCGGCCTCGGCCTGGTGCTGGCCGGCGCGCTGGGCAACCTCACCGACCGGATCTTCCGCGCGCCCGGTGGGCTGCAGGGCCACGTCGTCGACTTCATCTCGGCGTTCGCGCCGAACGGCAAGGGCTTCGCGATCTTCAACATCGCCGACTCGGCGATCTGCGTCGGCGGCGCCCTGATCGTGCTGCTGTCCCTGCTGGGCAAGGACTACGACGGCACGTCGACCAAGGACAAGAAGAAGGCCGAGCAGGCCGGGGAAACCAAGCAGGAGGACCAGGCGTGA
- a CDS encoding AsnC family protein, which yields MAVTDPVDTRLLAALAELGKAAVHELAAKVGMDPREVAYRLVALSGSGLPLLVGVESDPNGLRAAIAGSPPSWAKPGVPGSPQFPAQAPPSQPVPMPPPNVQGPYNVQGAPSGPYNVQGAPSGPYNVQGAPSGPYNVQGAPSGPYNVQGTPSGRYPGPPPRPPQQQFAPPPPPRPDPVVSTWGVPQTASWARGDEPARPAGAPGGKKGRLGEVLETQGLEGEQLTVQLLEVQDPADFLFGAAGYRLEEGERSVVVHTEITNRGAIPFASLPDNYLELLTADGRTIGKAPVSLTSRPPHKIGVKPGETLGGHTVYVLPDTTRVVSVRWSPRPEPDERTLIWSIED from the coding sequence GTGGCTGTGACCGATCCCGTGGATACCCGCCTGCTCGCCGCGCTCGCCGAGCTGGGCAAGGCGGCCGTGCACGAGCTCGCGGCCAAGGTCGGCATGGATCCCCGCGAAGTCGCCTACCGGCTGGTCGCGCTGTCCGGCAGCGGGCTGCCGCTGCTCGTCGGCGTCGAAAGCGACCCCAACGGGCTGCGCGCGGCCATCGCGGGGTCGCCGCCGTCGTGGGCGAAGCCCGGCGTCCCCGGCTCGCCGCAGTTCCCGGCCCAGGCGCCGCCGTCACAGCCGGTACCGATGCCACCCCCGAACGTCCAAGGCCCGTACAACGTCCAAGGCGCACCGTCCGGACCGTACAACGTCCAAGGCGCGCCATCGGGGCCGTACAACGTCCAAGGCGCACCGTCCGGACCGTACAACGTCCAGGGCGCGCCATCGGGGCCGTACAACGTCCAGGGCACGCCGTCCGGGCGTTACCCCGGCCCGCCGCCCCGGCCGCCGCAGCAGCAGTTCGCCCCGCCGCCCCCGCCGCGGCCCGACCCCGTGGTGAGCACGTGGGGCGTGCCGCAGACGGCGTCCTGGGCCCGCGGCGACGAGCCCGCGCGCCCGGCCGGCGCCCCCGGCGGCAAGAAGGGCCGGCTCGGCGAGGTGCTGGAGACCCAGGGCCTGGAAGGCGAGCAGCTGACGGTGCAGCTGCTCGAGGTCCAGGACCCGGCGGACTTCCTGTTCGGTGCGGCCGGCTACCGCCTGGAGGAGGGCGAACGCTCGGTCGTCGTGCACACGGAGATCACCAACCGCGGCGCGATCCCGTTCGCCTCGCTGCCGGACAACTACCTCGAACTGCTCACCGCCGACGGCCGGACGATCGGCAAGGCCCCGGTCTCGCTGACCTCGCGGCCACCGCACAAGATCGGCGTCAAACCGGGCGAAACCCTCGGCGGCCACACGGTGTACGTCCTGCCGGACACGACCCGGGTGGTCTCGGTCCGCTGGAGCCCCCGGCCGGAACCGGACGAGCGCACCCTCATCTGGTCGATCGAGGACTAG
- a CDS encoding potassium/proton antiporter, translated as MDQLPVLLGVGGVVLLASVLAVRVSIRLGLPSLLLYLGIGVVLGEAGFGIRFDNPGLTQSLGLAALVMILAEGGLTTRWSAVKPSLGIGIVLSTVAVVVSIAVTGAALHWLLGLDWRLALLWGAVLSSTDAAAVFSVLRTAGIGKRLVGALELESGINDAPAYIAVVVLAEGTTVDWTLPFLAVYELAAGLAIGLAFGWLGGLALRKAALPATGLYPLATVAVCVVAYSSGQLLHASGLLATYVAALVLGNSRLPHRSDTLSFAEGLGWLAQIGLFVLLGLFASPSRLLETLVPGLVAGAVVLLLARPISVVLSMLPFRLPWREQAFLSWAGLRGAVPIVLAMIPLSEGLPGAQRLVDAVFVLVIVLTLLQGATLGPLARWLGLSKKSEAYELDVDSAPLDELGAELLQVRIQPGSKLHGVYLSELRLPVGATVSLVVREGAGFTPQKTSRLQERDQLLVVTTATVRDDVERRLRAVDRAGRLARWRGESGI; from the coding sequence ATGGACCAGCTTCCCGTGCTGCTCGGCGTCGGCGGTGTCGTCCTGCTCGCCTCCGTGCTCGCCGTGCGCGTCTCGATCCGCCTCGGCCTGCCCTCGCTGCTGCTGTACCTCGGCATCGGCGTCGTGCTGGGGGAAGCCGGCTTCGGCATCCGCTTCGACAACCCCGGCCTGACCCAGTCGCTCGGTCTCGCCGCGCTCGTCATGATCCTCGCCGAAGGCGGGCTGACGACCCGGTGGTCGGCGGTGAAACCCTCGCTGGGCATCGGAATCGTACTGTCCACAGTGGCCGTCGTGGTCAGCATCGCGGTCACCGGCGCGGCCCTGCACTGGCTGCTGGGCCTGGACTGGCGGCTCGCGCTGCTGTGGGGCGCGGTGCTCTCGTCGACCGACGCGGCGGCGGTCTTCTCGGTGCTGCGCACGGCCGGGATCGGCAAGCGGCTCGTCGGCGCGCTGGAGCTGGAGTCCGGCATCAACGACGCGCCGGCCTACATCGCCGTCGTGGTGCTGGCCGAGGGCACCACTGTGGACTGGACGCTGCCGTTCCTGGCGGTCTACGAGCTGGCGGCGGGCCTGGCGATCGGGCTGGCGTTCGGCTGGCTCGGCGGGCTGGCGCTGCGCAAGGCCGCGCTGCCGGCGACCGGCCTGTACCCGCTGGCCACGGTCGCGGTGTGCGTCGTCGCCTATTCGTCCGGGCAGCTGCTGCACGCGTCGGGCCTGCTCGCCACGTACGTCGCGGCCCTGGTCCTGGGCAACTCCCGGCTGCCGCACCGCTCCGACACGCTGTCGTTCGCCGAGGGCCTGGGCTGGCTGGCGCAGATCGGCCTGTTCGTGCTGCTCGGGCTGTTCGCGTCGCCGAGCCGGCTGCTGGAGACACTGGTGCCGGGCCTGGTCGCGGGCGCCGTCGTGCTGCTGCTGGCCCGGCCGATCTCGGTGGTGCTGTCGATGCTGCCGTTCCGGCTGCCCTGGCGGGAACAGGCGTTCCTGTCGTGGGCCGGCCTGCGCGGCGCGGTGCCGATCGTGCTCGCGATGATCCCGCTGTCGGAGGGGCTGCCCGGCGCCCAGCGCCTGGTCGACGCGGTGTTCGTGCTGGTCATCGTGCTGACGCTGCTCCAGGGCGCGACCCTCGGTCCGCTGGCGCGCTGGCTCGGGCTGTCGAAGAAGTCCGAGGCGTACGAGCTCGACGTCGACTCCGCGCCCCTGGACGAGCTGGGCGCCGAGCTGCTGCAGGTCCGCATCCAGCCGGGCTCGAAGCTGCACGGCGTCTACCTGTCCGAGCTGCGGCTCCCGGTGGGCGCGACGGTCAGCCTGGTCGTGCGCGAGGGTGCGGGCTTCACGCCGCAGAAGACCAGCCGACTGCAGGAGCGTGACCAGCTCCTGGTGGTCACGACGGCCACGGTCCGCGACGACGTCGAGCGCCGCCTGCGCGCGGTAGACCGCGCCGGCCGCCTGGCCCGCTGGCGCGGCGAGTCGGGCATCTGA
- a CDS encoding M23 family metallopeptidase, translating into MKLHVRGAGLVVAAVLGLGLAVAPDAAAEVGPFPALALPFKAGQQVYSAGIHSDDGSTGVENALDLSPADKTVRAPLAGTVHLQHCAGGDWVTIDHAGGWRTGYYHMEGIKVTDGEQVAAGDVLGSTGNALPCGGSSTGAHVHFTLWTLPDAATADWNGVAYGRLSTTVAAAHGEPIDGKTLGGWLFTAGADQYTGTATHLADHAVTQLPGHFRAKL; encoded by the coding sequence ATGAAACTTCACGTGCGCGGTGCTGGTCTGGTCGTGGCGGCCGTCCTGGGGCTCGGGCTCGCCGTCGCTCCGGACGCGGCCGCCGAAGTGGGCCCCTTTCCGGCGCTGGCGCTGCCGTTCAAGGCCGGCCAGCAGGTGTACTCCGCCGGGATCCACTCCGACGACGGCAGCACCGGCGTTGAGAACGCCCTCGACCTCAGCCCGGCCGACAAGACCGTGCGGGCGCCGCTGGCCGGCACCGTCCACCTGCAGCACTGCGCGGGCGGCGACTGGGTGACCATCGACCACGCCGGCGGCTGGCGCACCGGGTACTACCACATGGAGGGCATCAAGGTCACCGACGGTGAGCAGGTCGCGGCCGGCGACGTGCTCGGCTCGACGGGCAACGCCCTGCCGTGCGGCGGCAGCAGCACCGGCGCCCACGTCCACTTCACGCTCTGGACGCTGCCGGACGCGGCCACGGCGGACTGGAACGGCGTCGCCTACGGCCGGCTGTCGACGACGGTCGCGGCCGCGCACGGCGAGCCGATCGACGGGAAGACGTTGGGCGGCTGGCTTTTCACCGCCGGCGCGGACCAGTACACCGGCACCGCGACGCACCTCGCGGACCACGCCGTGACGCAGCTTCCGGGCCATTTCCGCGCGAAGCTCTGA
- a CDS encoding aminotransferase class V-fold PLP-dependent enzyme — translation MTLAIDRTSTPQPVETVAAQALPTVAGASLRVPLVTGGDIGYANLDHAASAPCLDSVRSAVDEFLPWYASVHRGAGFASQVSTKLYERTRDTLRRFVGARRTDTVVFTRNTTDSFNLLARSLPPRTAVVVFDTEHHAALLPWQGPNVRRLPTPRTRLAAVSAVDEGLAESPQGPRLVVITGASNVTGELLPVAEIAAVARKHGARIALDAAQLAPHRRVSIKELDVDYVAVSGHKLYAPFGAGALIGRADWLRAARPYLAGGGATKLVTEDAVVWNSGPERHEAGSPNTVGVYALGVACETLSRNWDAVEAHEQALLTRLRKGLESIPGCAELRLFDAPVDRVGTVSFVVDGFDPGWLAAVLSAEYGIGVRDGAFCAHIAARRLIGVTGGEGQQAVRVSLGLGSTEEHVDRVLLALRQIAARGARWEYTKVDGRWAPAGDTRELPPFC, via the coding sequence ATGACTCTCGCCATCGATCGCACCAGTACCCCCCAGCCCGTCGAAACCGTTGCGGCGCAGGCACTTCCGACCGTCGCGGGCGCCTCGCTGCGGGTCCCGCTCGTCACCGGCGGGGACATCGGTTACGCCAACCTCGACCACGCGGCGAGCGCGCCGTGTCTCGACTCCGTGCGCTCGGCCGTCGACGAGTTCCTGCCCTGGTACGCCAGCGTCCACCGCGGCGCCGGCTTCGCCTCGCAGGTCTCGACCAAGCTCTACGAGCGCACCCGCGACACCCTGCGCCGCTTCGTCGGCGCGCGGCGGACCGACACCGTCGTGTTCACCCGCAACACCACCGATTCCTTCAACCTGCTCGCCCGCAGCCTGCCGCCTCGCACGGCCGTGGTCGTGTTCGACACCGAGCACCACGCCGCGCTGCTGCCGTGGCAGGGCCCGAACGTCCGGCGCCTGCCGACCCCGCGCACCCGCCTCGCCGCGGTGTCCGCTGTGGACGAAGGCCTCGCGGAATCCCCGCAGGGGCCCCGGCTCGTCGTCATCACCGGCGCGTCCAACGTGACCGGCGAACTGCTCCCGGTCGCGGAAATCGCGGCGGTGGCGCGGAAGCACGGCGCCCGCATCGCGCTCGACGCCGCCCAGCTCGCGCCGCACCGCCGGGTCTCGATCAAGGAGCTGGACGTCGACTACGTCGCCGTGTCCGGCCACAAGCTGTACGCGCCTTTCGGTGCGGGCGCGCTGATCGGCCGCGCCGACTGGCTGCGCGCCGCCCGGCCGTACCTCGCCGGCGGCGGCGCGACCAAGCTCGTCACCGAGGACGCGGTCGTCTGGAACTCCGGTCCCGAGCGGCACGAAGCCGGTTCCCCCAACACGGTCGGCGTGTACGCGCTCGGCGTCGCCTGCGAAACCCTCAGCCGGAACTGGGACGCCGTCGAGGCGCACGAACAGGCCCTGCTCACCCGGCTGCGCAAGGGCCTCGAGAGCATCCCGGGCTGCGCCGAACTGCGGCTGTTCGACGCGCCGGTCGACCGCGTCGGCACGGTCAGCTTCGTCGTCGACGGCTTCGACCCGGGCTGGCTCGCGGCGGTCCTTTCGGCCGAGTACGGCATCGGCGTCCGCGACGGCGCCTTCTGCGCCCACATCGCGGCCAGGCGCCTGATCGGCGTCACCGGCGGTGAAGGGCAGCAGGCGGTGCGGGTCAGCCTCGGCCTCGGCAGCACCGAGGAGCACGTCGACCGCGTGCTGCTGGCCCTGCGCCAGATCGCCGCCCGCGGCGCGCGCTGGGAGTACACGAAGGTGGACGGCCGCTGGGCGCCCGCCGGCGACACTCGGGAGCTGCCGCCCTTCTGCTGA